From the Periophthalmus magnuspinnatus isolate fPerMag1 chromosome 1, fPerMag1.2.pri, whole genome shotgun sequence genome, one window contains:
- the glb1 gene encoding beta-galactosidase translates to MSGVSMSMLTVGNLLLLLMLSGASIGAPRTFSVDYQKNCFQKDGQPFRYISGSIHYNRIPRVYWKDRLLKMYMAGLNAIQTYIPWNYHEESPGQYNFSGDRDLMYFLKLAQDIGLLVILRPGPYICGEWEMGGLPAWLLNKKDIVLRSSDKDYLSAVDRWMGKLLPMIKPYLYENGGPIITVQVENEYGSYFACDFDYLRHLTGLFREHLGQTVVLFTTDGGSVGFLKCGSIQGLYATVDFGPGANITAAFEAQRHAEPKGPLVNSEFYTGWLDHWGSHHSVVSTDAVTKTLTEMLQIGANVNLYMFIGGTNFGYWNGANEPYSAQPTSYDYDAPLTEAGDLTKKYFAIQNVIKKFHKIPDGIIPPTTPKFAYGSITLQKLETVSDALEKLSYSGPVKSMYPLTFTDLHQVFGYVLYRTTLPVNCSKPTPLSSPLNGVHDRAYVSVDGVPAGILERFQTITINITGKAGSRVDILVENMGRINYGKGINDFKGLVSNMTLGADVLTGWTMYSLNIDEAVSQGVLGKSVSSDPPQPSTLSLPTFYGGSFVIPDGIPALPQDSYIKLPNWTKGQIWINGFNLGRYWPARGPQVTLFVPSSILSTAAPNNITVLELEAAPCSSGPCSVEFTDTPILGVTLHSKPISRLFSKKDLL, encoded by the exons ATGAGTGGAGTCAGCATGTCCATGTTAACAGTAGGAAACCTGCTTCTTCTGCTCATGTTGTCTGGAGCGTCA ATTGGAGCCCCCAGAACGTTCTCTGTGGATTACCAGAAAAACTGTTTTCAGAAAGATGGACAGCCCTTTCGATACATCTCAGGAAGCATTCATTACAACCGGATTCCCAGAGTTTACTGGAAGGACCGACTCCTAAAGATGTACATGGCTGGTCTGAATGCAATCCAAAC GTATATCCCCTGGAACTACCATGAGGAGTCTCCTGGTCAGTATAACTTTAGTGGGGATAGAGATCTGATGTATTTTCTCAAGTTGGCACAGGACATTGGCTTACTGGTCATTCTTCGACCCGGACCCTACATTTGCGGAGAGTGGGAAATG ggtGGACTACCTGCCTGGCTTCTTAACAAAAAGGATATTGTATTGCGTTCATCAGATAAAG ATTACTTATCAGCGGTTGACAGATGGATGGGGAAATTGTTGCCAATGATAAAACCCTATCTCTATGAAAATGGAGGCCCTATCATTACAGTCCAG GTAGAAAATGAGTATGGCAGTTACTTTGCATGCGACTTTGACTACTTGAGGCACCTGACAGGGTTGTTTCGGGAGCACCTGGGGCAGACGGTGGTGCTCTTTACCACAGATGGGGGCAGTgttggtttcctgaagtgtggGTCAATTCAAGGACTTTATGCTACAGTGGACTTTGGACCAG GAGCTAATATAACCGCTGCTTTTGAGGCACAACGGCATGCTGAGCCTAAAGGGCCCTTG GTTAACTCTGAGTTTTACACGGGCTGGCTTGATCATTGGGGCTCTCATCACTCTGTTGTGTCAACTGACGCAGTGACCAAGACTCTGACTGAGATGCTTCAAATAGGTGCAAATGTCAACCT GTATATGTTCATCGGAGGAACAAATTTTGGATACTGGAATG GAGCCAATGAACCGTACAGTGCTCAACCGACGAGCTATGACTATGATGCTCCACTGACTGAAGCCGGAGACCTCACTAAGAAGTACTTTGCTATacaaaatgtaatcaaaaaG TTTCATAAAATACCAGACGGCATTATTCCACCAACAACTCCAAAGTTTGCCTATGGGAGCATAACATTACAAAAG TTGGAGACTGTGTCAGACGCTCTTGAGAAACTTTCGTACTCTGGTCCTGTCAAAAGCATGTATCCCCTCACCTTCACAGATCTTCACCAG GTTTTTGGTTACGTGCTTTACCGGACGACACTTCCTGTTAACTGCAGTAAACCAACTCCACTGTCCTCTCCTCTAAACGGGGTACACGACCGGGCCTATGTGTCTGTGGATGGG GTGCCTGCAGGAATTCTGGAGAGATTCCAAACTATAACTATAAATATTACTGGAAAAGCTGGTAGTCGGGTGGACATACTGGTCGAGAATATGGGGCGGATCAACTATGGAAAAGGAATCAATGACTTCAAG ggttTAGTGTCAAATATGACTCTGGGAGCAGATGTACTGACTGGCTGGACCATGTATAGTCTCAATATCGATGAGGCAGTTAGTCAGGGGGTCCTGGGGAAGTCcgtgtcctcagaccctcctcagCCTTCCACACTGTCTCTTCCAACCTTCTATGGAGGCAGCTTTGTTATTCCTGATGGCATCCCAGCTCTACCTCAAGATTCTTATATTAAACTAcccaactggacaaaa GGTCAaatttggattaatggattcaACTTGGGTCGTTATTGGCCAGCCCGTGGTCCTCAGGTGACGCTATTCGTGCCTAGCAGCATCCTCAGCACCGCTGCTCCCAACAACATCACTGTGCTGGAGCTAGAGGCGGCTCCATGCAGCAGTGGACCCTGCTCTGTGGAGTTCACTGACACGCCCATTCTAGGCGTCACTCTCCACTCCAAGCCAATCAGCAGACTGTTTTCAAAGAAGGATTTATTATGA